Part of the Arachis hypogaea cultivar Tifrunner chromosome 6, arahy.Tifrunner.gnm2.J5K5, whole genome shotgun sequence genome, tggttttaataacaaaaaaggttgaaaacaaatttaattttcatcccAAATCTtaggaataaaaaaatatttaaccccataaaaaaatattaacacaaCAAAAACATCATTCCGTGAGAGGGATTAGTAATTTTATAGATAATTAACGATTGATCGAGACAAATTAGCAATTGACTAAGGCAATGCAAGCAAGTTACTGGTTGGTGCATTTTGTTAGAAGGATTATTAGggatttattttgtaatttctatcTTTTCGGACACTATTCTATTAAAAATGGTTATGTTTTTGGACAAAAACTCTtaagaaaatgataaattaagATATGTTGCTATTGTATACTCAATAAGACTAGAGATTAGTGGTGAGTTATCGATTGTCAAGTAAAAGTGAGCATAGGTCGGATTAGTTTGGATTTAAGGTGAAATTATAAtcgaattaattaaattatatgtaattgatttgatttagtttGTGTATACGtttttttgtgtgtgtatttGAATCAAACCAAATCGATTAAAAACGGATTGATTTAGTTTGGATAATTGGGTATccaataaaatagaaatttataaaaaaaagaaaaacaaaatttttatctAAAAGATTCtgtaagtacaataaacatgtaatatTAATAGAAATTATCCAAATGTGTTAAAcactaaatatattaaaaattaaacatattaaaatccaaacatataaaATACTAAAGACattaaaattcaaacatattaatatatatatatattatttaattaatatatgatcgagTCTACAAAATTTATTCAGATTCTGCATCTTTAAAATCGTTATCCAAATTAATTACTAGAAAGAATCATTAATTTAGTTCGAGTTGAATTCAATTACCCGTTAATTCTAAAATCAATTTAATATTCGATTCAAATTTAAACGAATAATCAAATATCTGCAATCTATGCTCACTCTATTGTTGAACATTGAAGATTAACTTCAATTGAACCAAAAAATTAGTCATAATATACATTATTTTAGCAACATTCACACATTCCTCgttatcttatattatttttagtttggtCCCCATGCTCAGTGCTATAACCATTTGTCAGTCAAACCATTATTTATGGAACAATGAAGTTATTAATAGAGCAATAATTGAAATTTATAAGGCCATATGATAAGAAGATGACTACCTAGAAGGCCACCCAACAAATTCAGTTTTCTCATTCCAATGATTTGATTATCGATTAAACGCATCTCATCCAACTatacaactaaaaaaaatatatatcaaaataatatatattttaatctcTTTCTTAAATTTGAGTTTAGAACAAATTTTCTATTATTAAGAGACGGTTACCCTTTTTATGAAATTTCCATTGAATCAGTAAAATGAttcaattttttactaataaaattCGAATAATAACGGTGGTTTGATGTTGAATAAAAAATGATCACACAACCTCCAATGAGCACATTAGGTTACCATTTCTGCTCATGATTGATCATAGAGTTCTCTCAAACGGTGCAACCGAGTGCGGATCATGTTTGGAGAATCTCTATTTATATACTTTAATTATGTGAAAcaaaactaattaatttagtATTATGCCTAAAGTCAGATCAGttatttaatcttattttattttatgtacgAACCTAATCTTTAATTATGTAGCTTCGTTTTCATAGTCCATGTATTCTTCTGCATTCGGACATGGATTAAGTTCTTTTTGATTCAtgttatcatcatcatcactatctATTTTAATCACAAACATATGGAAGTAAGTCAAACTGCTTACTTAGTAAGGAAAGTTTATTATTTGCACCGTCACACATCAATAATAATATTTCTACCATAACTTAAGACTTAAATTACTCCTTCTCCCATACTTTAATTCAACATACAactttttattaattatcatCATACTTTTAGGCTAGCTAGGAATAGTGATCAAATAAAATTTGAACTTCTTATGTTGCAATTATTGTTATTCGCTGCTCTATTAGGATATCATCAATCAGTTGTTGCTGTAGCCAACTACCTTTTTTGTGTGTGCGTCTAAATTAGATGTAGCCAACCAATGGTCTTAACAAAAgtttgtttcttttataatttaaccaaaaaaaataattttttctaaccAAATATcagtcaattttttaaaatactctTTGAAAAAGTTTAGGAGGCAACAACTTTGTTacattctggccagcatgtaaccagcaaagaaaagtgagccattggataaaatttcacaccaatctcactacaacaatatagactattttttaggattattatgtatcaaaaaaaattaaaattcgtcaaaaaaacaaattttgacactattttaactgtgaaaatatgttaataaaagttttgtcaaaaatagtatttttgacatataagtaattgtaaaaaaagtttaaatcttattttgataaatattggccgtcaaaaataatttgttagaaaaatttgagaatatattttttgtgatacttattaatcgtcaaaaatactatttattttgacacttattgaccataaaaatttctcaacaaaaatttttaacaaaaaatgagatgagatcttaaaactgaagaataaactgagattttgaagatGAAAAATGAGTAATATGATCCAAAATTGAGAGTAGTGTGATGCCAAAATTGACGGAGCTCaacgaaaaaaaagaataatggagtaagttgaaaataaataagtgtcaaaaatattataacaaaaaattcCAATATAAAATATACGTATATGTAAttcttttaagtttttaatatattaaataaattatatatacaaataaagaatatttttttaactctttGAACAAATTAAATGTCAACAATTTTTAGCTAAACTCTTATTCTTATTATAGTAaccattaattaaattaaaacacataattattatataaaaagacATATTAAATAAGAAGTGGTTTTGTCTAACTTAAAGTATGGAATTATAATATTTTGGGTACTCGTTAATATATTCTCTTCTTGGGAGAAAACAAAAATAGTAGTATAaatttgcactttctttctttcctcttctgTTACCATGCACGCTTTTTTCTCCTATGGTGCCTTTTACTccacataaataaatatatataatgcaATGAACTTAGTATAAAATTAAGCTTTTCTTATTTTGGTCATTAACGCTCACTCCTAAGGTCCAAGTTAAAACATTACCCTAAAAATACACATAACGCAAGGTCCAAGTTAACATGCATGGAATGGAACATCTCAAAGTGCTAAAGTGCTAAAGTGCAAAGTTATTAGGAGgaacaaaaatagaagaagaagaaatttaaTCATTGTTTGTTCTATTAATCTTAGAGtatattatatgtattttatGAAAAACAAATAGTTAGCCAGTTAGGGaatcaatcaattttttttcgttaatattagttaatttttttaaattatttttactttaaattttaaatattaaatattaaattctaaattttaagtcTTAAATCCTCTTAAAAATAagagtttcatattttaaaaaaattagctaaaatattgactaattaaaattagttttctattcttatcaaaaaatatttataattatattttatttttatttataatgttttaatttaaatatttataaaaaatataaaaataatgctatcactactattattattatataataataaatgctaGATAGGTTATGTCTTTTCGTCAATTCATTACGTAAAATTTAATAATGatacttatttatatatatatatatatatatatataccatttaTTATAGTGATATGTCTATTTATGAAAAATTGTCAccaaaataacaattaaaaaaatcatttattttattagaatttgtagttaaaaaaataacagtcgataaatattatataaaaattaaaaagatattgagGTTTCATTTTACTATCTAAATGATACCATTTCTAATGTTTATGTGACGACGATAACTATTACGTACTACATGTTTAAGCGTTAGATAAGCATacacataaatattattattagattgtATATAATGAATTAATAGAAGAACATAATATATATTCACTATTTACCATCATAAAAAGTTTAATTGACaatgttttttaaattaattaatctaaAATCAATATATTCAAGGACTTGGtttttattttactcttattattataatattatacatAAAATTCCATTGATGCCCCATACCTTGTCACATGGCTCTCATAGAAGTTATAAATCAAGTCACCCAAAAAAGAAGTTATAAATCTGACGTTTAATTAATTGAGATCATCAGGTAAGAGATAAAtgcaattaaaataaactaaGAGTTTTGCATGGTACGGTACAATTTGTATTGTACGAGGGTTCCTTGACTCTCAGTCTCAGGGCAGTTTGCATTcgaaaaattaaactaagattTTTTCAGAACCTATCGCTGCTTTAATCTAGCAAAAtgtgttttaattaattaaaattttttcataatttcaCTTGTAAGATCTCAGTCCTAGTCACATGTGATTTAAATAAAACTAACCCCATATGGGTTTAACCTCCAAAGCAAGGAAAGGGTGCTTCAGAAATGCTTATGCTCAGAGTTAAACTAATCACTCACATGTGAATGCAAACTTGAAAATTTATAATAAACTCTATATCCtggcaaataataataaatatatagtttTGTTATTTGGTTTAATTTTTCTATGCATGTGAAACAGAAAGTTCCAAATTCgtattatatatatgtgtgtgtgtgtggcagTGTCTTATTAGTCTCTTAGATGTACTTAATTTAACTTATGTCATGTACTAATGTACATTTgctatattataaatttaaatatgaacCAAGACATCCATCACAATTATTAGATTCCTAATGTATgttaaaccaatttttttttatcagttCAACCGTTAAATTAAGGTGTTTTTTTTATAGGATAAATTTATATGTAATTGTTTTGATAcgaatttgataattaaaaattattagatgataatttaatcaaatatattaaattatttaataatttttaaatattaactttacataaagataaatatacataaatttttactattttttatatataaattatcaaaATAGTATCAAAAGTTTATATTGTTGATAGAAATAATTataaaagatataataataaataagtttttgaaaaattaaaaaattttgcaaaaataaCCAAATATTAATATACATTCTTAAAAaggttttagaaattagattttgatgcgattttttatagttatttttaaaaaaataagatatttttatatttaaaatttggtaattttatcttcaataatttttcattttttgtgaATAActatatttgtttttaaaaaatatttacagatCAAATGTTGTCTTCATTTTTTTATGCACATTTTAAAtagttatataaatatttttatataaattcatatCAAATAGACCAAGTCAGTTGTCATTTATAAAAGCAATATACTTTCTATTATGtttgttgtatttttaaattatttaaaaaattatttatcatttatattttttaaaattattttttaacgaTATAAACTTTtaagtatattttattaataCTTAACCTTTTCTTACATACTCTGTTGCATAAAATTTTATAATGATATGAGTTTATTTTGTATAATATATAGCGTTAACTTAAAAAAACAATGAAGAATAATATTTGATTTAGTAATACTAGaaatcattatattttttaatttataatcattaattaattattattaacatttttaataatataaaattataatcttttttaatattaaatattggtTAAATTTTAGATGAAAACTCAGATACAATCGAATCACATAAAGTTGATACCTAAAaactgttaaataaaaatttagttaaatcagttcTCTTAAATATCAACTTTACTTTAAGtcaactaaattttaataaaagtagccTGACTGTGACTTTCTCTATTTGATTATTGAGAAATGAGAGATACAAATACCAAGGTCTTAGTGGTCTTCTATAAATTGAAAGCAACAACCATCATCAATATCATGCAACCCCAAATCACTCTTCACTACTTTCAAAATCAAAAAGTAATTCACCAAAAACCAACCATGTCCATGGATCCAAGGAAATCAAACAAGATCAGAGAAATCGTTAGGCTTCAACAGATCCTCAAGAAATGGAGAAGGATAGCAAGCAAtaacaccaacaacaacaacaaccacgaCGACCACCGGAGCACCACCGCCAACACCGGCACTACTACGAGCAAAAGTATAAAGTTTCTAAAGAGAACGCTCTCGCTATCGGAACGTGACGTGGCGCAGACCGCGAATAACAACACGGTGGTTCCGAAAGGTTACTTAGCCATTTGTGTTGGTGAAGAGCTTAAACGGTTCGTAATTCCAACCGTTTATTTGGGGCACCAAGCCTTCCAGATTCTTCTGAGAGAAGCAGAGGAAGAATTTGGGTTCCAACAAACCGGTGTTCTTAGGATCCCTTGTGAAGTCTCGGTTTTTGAGAGTATATTGAAAATGGTTGAAGGAAAGAATAATGGTAGAAATAATAATCAGAAGGAAAAGGTTTCAACTACTactgcaaatcaagagtgcaGGCTTAATGCTGAAGAGATTATGAGCTGTtgttcttcttcctctgataATCAACTTGCTTATTCTCACCATCCTCAAAGTCCTTTGTGCAGATAGGAATAAGGGATAAAACAGGAATTTtgcatatttctttttttttttttccttatttttctaatTTGATCCTTTATGGAGGCCATTAATCCTATGTATTATGAGAATGAGTTTCAATTAGATGTAAAAGAAATTACTAAAGTGATTGGAAATTATGAAAACAATGAAGTAAAAACTTATCATGGGCAATTAAgtttaggaaaagtctagggccagtaattttattacattttggccagcatgtaaccagcagagaaagatgagtcattggatgaaatctcacaccaatttcacaccatcaaatcatcattgatggctagttgatggctaccaatcacaaatgttgctggtccctagcattgctcttaaGTTGATGT contains:
- the LOC112754154 gene encoding uncharacterized protein; the encoded protein is MQPQITLHYFQNQKVIHQKPTMSMDPRKSNKIREIVRLQQILKKWRRIASNNTNNNNNHDDHRSTTANTGTTTSKSIKFLKRTLSLSERDVAQTANNNTVVPKGYLAICVGEELKRFVIPTVYLGHQAFQILLREAEEEFGFQQTGVLRIPCEVSVFESILKMVEGKNNGRNNNQKEKVSTTTANQECRLNAEEIMSCCSSSSDNQLAYSHHPQSPLCR